A region from the Kribbella shirazensis genome encodes:
- the gvpO gene encoding gas vesicle protein: MATPRKTTPRKTTPRKTTPRKTTARKTTPGKSTPRKTAPAKKSAAPNGQRASAKSLRDIAVTAARELAQLIGQVPEGIVAVEQQDDGWRVQVEVVESHRIPETTDILAVYEVDVDYDGVVISYRRTDRYVRGRIQD; this comes from the coding sequence ATGGCCACGCCGAGAAAGACCACGCCGAGAAAGACCACGCCGAGAAAGACCACGCCGAGAAAGACCACAGCGAGAAAGACCACGCCCGGAAAGTCCACTCCCAGAAAGACCGCACCGGCGAAGAAGAGCGCGGCGCCGAACGGGCAGCGGGCGTCGGCGAAGTCGTTGCGCGACATCGCCGTCACGGCCGCGCGGGAGCTCGCGCAACTGATCGGGCAGGTGCCCGAGGGGATCGTCGCGGTCGAGCAGCAGGACGACGGCTGGCGGGTGCAGGTCGAGGTGGTCGAGTCGCACCGGATCCCGGAGACCACGGACATCCTCGCTGTGTACGAGGTCGACGTCGACTACGACGGCGTCGTGATCAGCTACCGGCGGACGGACCGCTACGTCCGCGGACGGATCCAGGATTGA
- a CDS encoding DUF7218 family protein has translation MPSKSANVKNEKQYEALKDKGMSKQRAARIANDSKSSERGGKQSGKGGDSSQGGTTAQKKKAGRKGGKAASKS, from the coding sequence ATGCCCAGCAAGTCGGCGAACGTCAAGAACGAGAAGCAGTACGAAGCCCTGAAGGACAAGGGCATGTCCAAGCAGCGTGCCGCGCGGATCGCGAACGACTCGAAGTCGAGCGAGCGCGGGGGCAAGCAGAGCGGTAAGGGCGGCGACAGCAGCCAGGGCGGCACCACCGCCCAGAAGAAGAAGGCCGGCCGCAAGGGCGGCAAGGCAGCGTCGAAGAGCTGA
- a CDS encoding phage holin family protein, with the protein MKLLMRLVVNAIALAAAAWLLSDITVSGTSTTRRIVTLVVVAAIFGLVNAVVKPLATILSLPFIVLTLGLLIFVINALMLLLTSWISDGLNIPFEVEGFGTALIGALIITVVSWLVNVILPDKLEAG; encoded by the coding sequence ATGAAACTCCTGATGAGACTGGTCGTCAACGCGATCGCACTCGCCGCCGCGGCCTGGCTGCTGAGCGACATCACCGTCAGCGGGACCAGCACGACCCGCAGAATCGTCACGCTGGTCGTGGTGGCGGCGATCTTCGGGCTGGTCAACGCGGTGGTCAAACCCCTGGCCACGATCCTGTCGTTGCCGTTCATCGTGCTGACGCTCGGCCTGCTGATCTTCGTCATCAACGCACTGATGCTGCTGCTGACGTCGTGGATCAGCGACGGCCTGAACATCCCGTTCGAGGTCGAGGGATTCGGTACGGCGCTCATCGGAGCGCTGATCATCACAGTCGTCAGCTGGCTCGTGAACGTCATACTCCCGGACAAACTCGAAGCCGGTTGA
- the gvpJ gene encoding gas vesicle protein GvpJ, protein MTEPTISPRRAGLDRYGLAGAAPRPEGLADILERVLDKGIIIAGDIRVNLLDIELLTVKIRLLVVSVDKAMEMGIDWWKHDPMLSVDAQELEDENRKLRERVEELERGHD, encoded by the coding sequence ATGACCGAACCGACGATCTCGCCGCGCAGGGCCGGCCTGGACCGCTACGGTCTCGCCGGTGCCGCGCCGCGCCCCGAAGGCCTCGCGGACATCCTGGAACGGGTGCTCGACAAGGGCATCATCATCGCCGGCGACATCCGGGTGAACCTGCTCGACATCGAGCTCCTGACCGTCAAGATCCGGCTGCTCGTCGTGTCGGTCGACAAGGCGATGGAGATGGGCATCGACTGGTGGAAGCACGATCCGATGCTGTCCGTCGACGCGCAGGAACTCGAGGACGAGAACCGCAAGCTCCGCGAGCGGGTGGAGGAACTGGAGCGCGGCCATGACTGA
- a CDS encoding YesL family protein — MEVELTGRAAGFYRWLDWPVRLVVVSMLWILGVAAGAVVAGIAPATLAAHRLIRSYLTAPEVHAWPTFWAGWREWLIRGQLVLGLPLATVWVLAFYLVTARGTVLAVPLSLVLLGYLVTLWLLPAVAVAAASRRTTEVWLLTLHVAWRRPALGVAVAAALIAAGVGAWYAVPAALLFAPATAALGAVLVSSRRLTRDIPDPTRSDQPAR, encoded by the coding sequence ATGGAGGTCGAGCTCACCGGCCGCGCGGCCGGGTTCTACCGGTGGCTCGACTGGCCCGTCAGGCTGGTCGTCGTCTCGATGCTGTGGATCCTGGGCGTCGCCGCCGGTGCGGTCGTGGCCGGGATCGCGCCGGCGACCCTGGCAGCGCACCGGCTGATCCGGAGCTACCTGACCGCGCCGGAGGTGCACGCCTGGCCGACGTTCTGGGCCGGGTGGCGCGAGTGGCTGATCCGCGGACAGCTCGTCCTGGGGTTGCCGTTGGCAACGGTATGGGTGCTCGCGTTCTACCTTGTGACCGCGCGCGGGACGGTCCTCGCGGTGCCGCTGTCCCTTGTCCTGCTGGGGTATCTGGTCACGCTCTGGCTGCTCCCCGCCGTCGCGGTCGCCGCTGCGTCCCGCCGTACGACGGAGGTCTGGCTTCTCACGCTCCATGTCGCGTGGCGGCGGCCTGCGCTGGGCGTGGCCGTCGCCGCGGCTCTGATCGCGGCAGGCGTGGGCGCGTGGTACGCCGTACCGGCGGCCCTCCTGTTCGCGCCGGCGACGGCTGCGTTGGGCGCAGTGCTGGTCAGCTCACGGCGGCTGACGCGTGATATCCCAGACCCGACGAGATCTGATCAGCCTGCTCGATGA
- a CDS encoding gas vesicle protein has protein sequence MTGQAVTVHTTSTVASEPSLVDLLDRLLGKGVVITGDVVISLAEVDLVRIQLSAVIASVREEMGSHG, from the coding sequence ATGACCGGACAAGCCGTGACTGTGCACACCACGTCCACCGTGGCGTCCGAGCCCAGCCTGGTCGATCTGCTCGACCGGTTGCTGGGCAAAGGTGTCGTCATCACCGGCGACGTCGTGATTTCGCTGGCCGAGGTCGACCTGGTGCGGATCCAGCTGTCGGCCGTCATCGCCTCGGTGCGTGAGGAGATGGGTTCGCATGGTTGA
- a CDS encoding SDR family NAD(P)-dependent oxidoreductase has protein sequence MSRRALVIGATTPIGSAIVTALAADGCRVAGVSLENDQVEGLELHLSADCSDPAAAAEAVDRVAAELGGLDVLVTAAGRMPLVPAHRTSDTQWREAMSNTLDTVFFPIRAALPHLTAGGGAIVAVSSVNTLVTAPWTAAYTAAKGGVDALVRQLAVEYAQRGVRVNAVAPGMVGGEKLPDASTGYPLGRTIQAREVADAVAFLAGPRASAITGVVLPVDGGLSVLSPAVVGRDDLQARLRAD, from the coding sequence ATGAGTCGGCGCGCGCTCGTGATCGGCGCGACAACGCCCATCGGGTCGGCAATCGTCACCGCGTTGGCGGCCGACGGCTGCCGGGTCGCGGGGGTGTCGCTCGAGAACGATCAGGTCGAGGGCCTGGAGCTGCACCTGAGCGCGGACTGCTCGGATCCCGCCGCGGCGGCCGAGGCGGTGGACCGGGTCGCGGCCGAGCTCGGAGGCCTGGACGTCCTCGTCACCGCTGCCGGACGAATGCCGCTGGTCCCGGCGCATCGAACCAGTGACACGCAATGGCGCGAGGCCATGTCGAACACACTCGACACCGTGTTCTTTCCCATCCGGGCGGCGCTGCCGCACCTGACAGCGGGCGGCGGCGCGATCGTCGCGGTCTCGTCCGTGAACACGCTGGTGACGGCGCCGTGGACCGCTGCGTACACCGCGGCCAAGGGCGGTGTGGACGCACTCGTTCGCCAGCTCGCGGTCGAGTACGCGCAGCGCGGGGTGCGTGTGAACGCAGTCGCACCCGGCATGGTCGGCGGCGAGAAGTTGCCGGACGCATCGACCGGGTATCCCCTGGGCCGGACGATCCAGGCGCGGGAGGTCGCGGACGCTGTCGCGTTCCTGGCCGGACCGCGGGCCTCCGCGATCACGGGGGTGGTCCTGCCGGTCGACGGCGGGTTGTCGGTGCTGTCGCCCGCCGTGGTTGGGCGCGACGACCTGCAAGCCAGATTGCGGGCCGACTGA
- a CDS encoding IclR family transcriptional regulator domain-containing protein gives MARVTGREAGPGTQSVERAFSLLSEFTEAHPQRRVSELVEATGLGQSTVSRLVGALVALGFLAYDQRSGLYGIGPKVITLAGIGLNELPVHQQSRQVAQNLAADLNLGANVAERRGSELFYLCHFEGRAAGRSSTLVGRRGPLHATAMGKALISELPKAELRDLLGPDLARYTPHTVIDHNGLDKLLREVRARGYALEVEELAFGRACLAAPVRDRTGAIVAALSVSGPLSAMDLANREESLAMQVIEQADQISSGLGYHASAAVS, from the coding sequence GTGGCGCGTGTGACGGGTCGTGAGGCCGGGCCGGGAACGCAGAGCGTCGAGCGAGCCTTCTCGTTGCTGTCCGAGTTCACCGAGGCGCATCCACAGCGGCGGGTCTCCGAACTGGTGGAGGCGACCGGGCTCGGCCAGTCGACGGTGTCGCGGCTGGTCGGTGCCCTGGTGGCGCTGGGATTCCTGGCGTACGACCAGCGCAGCGGCCTGTACGGCATCGGGCCGAAGGTGATCACGCTGGCCGGTATCGGCCTGAACGAGCTGCCGGTGCATCAGCAGTCTCGTCAGGTGGCGCAGAACCTGGCCGCCGACCTGAACCTCGGCGCGAACGTCGCCGAGCGGCGCGGGTCCGAGCTGTTCTACCTGTGCCACTTCGAAGGCCGCGCGGCGGGCCGTTCGTCCACGCTGGTCGGCCGGCGGGGTCCGCTGCATGCGACCGCGATGGGCAAGGCGCTGATCAGCGAGCTCCCGAAGGCGGAGCTACGGGACCTGCTCGGCCCCGACCTGGCCCGCTACACGCCGCACACCGTGATCGACCACAACGGCCTCGACAAGCTGCTCCGTGAGGTCCGCGCGCGGGGGTACGCCCTCGAGGTGGAGGAACTGGCGTTCGGCCGGGCCTGTCTGGCCGCGCCGGTTCGCGATCGGACCGGCGCGATCGTCGCGGCGCTCTCGGTCTCCGGCCCACTCTCGGCGATGGACCTCGCCAACCGCGAGGAATCCCTTGCCATGCAGGTCATCGAGCAGGCTGATCAGATCTCGTCGGGTCTGGGATATCACGCGTCAGCCGCCGTGAGCTGA
- a CDS encoding gas vesicle protein K — protein sequence MVEPLVPLSERIDANADTVERELLKLVLTIVELVRQLMERQAIRRMDQGDLSTTQVEELGLGLMRLEEAMTALREQFGLSASDLNIDLGPLGSLLSE from the coding sequence ATGGTTGAACCGCTGGTCCCGCTGAGCGAACGGATCGACGCGAACGCGGACACGGTCGAACGCGAGCTGCTGAAGCTGGTGCTGACGATCGTCGAGCTGGTCCGCCAGTTGATGGAACGCCAGGCGATCCGCCGGATGGATCAGGGCGATCTGAGTACGACGCAGGTCGAGGAGCTCGGACTCGGGCTGATGCGGCTCGAGGAAGCCATGACGGCGCTGCGGGAGCAGTTCGGTCTGAGCGCGTCCGACCTGAACATCGACCTCGGCCCGTTGGGGTCGTTGCTGTCCGAGTAG
- a CDS encoding gas vesicle protein GvpG yields the protein MTNLLTLPLAPVRMTIALAEQIRRQAESEYYDPARIRLQLEQVEALREAGAIDPDEAVAFEDELLARLLAANERQRWEA from the coding sequence ATGACGAACCTGCTGACGCTGCCGCTCGCCCCGGTGCGGATGACGATCGCGCTGGCCGAGCAGATCCGGCGCCAGGCCGAGAGCGAGTACTACGACCCCGCCCGGATCCGCCTGCAGCTCGAACAGGTCGAGGCTCTCCGGGAGGCCGGGGCGATCGACCCGGACGAGGCGGTCGCGTTCGAGGACGAGCTGCTCGCGCGGCTGCTGGCCGCGAACGAGCGGCAGCGTTGGGAGGCCTGA
- a CDS encoding glycoside hydrolase family 16 protein — MKVRTAVQIGIASMLLAAGLVSTPPAASVADATPTLPVPGHRLAWSDEFDGARLDTGSWFYREGEKAICSNSPDNVSVSDGSLRIALEREDRNGKPYTCGGVISKRTFGYGYYEVRAKLWGDAGFHSAFWTTGLSDYVPDTPQYKGPNNRVNEIDGFEVDSHDPDVFSHVSHWFVPQHIGNPGGIYRGPDSSDGYHTYGFEWTPTEVRFFIDGQLTRVLPKPGPHGLQNVWLTTLGFTAPVDETNLPGETAWDYFRYYAPVQPDADQSAGTVVVDNGGPGYSESGTWTDDITDGHHQVFGFQGKDVRRTDDPAAAADWRPQLPAKQSYEVFVWNPNFLRTGQKSARYTVRHDGGQTPVVVNQDGAGQQWVSLGAYQMTPGRGQGVRVTPDPAAAGTLRADAVKFVPAVVVDNDHTGYSEQGTWQSSSTVTGWRAQDTRWSGDPAASARWTPTLPRRTTYDVYAWIPDGRRDNETIVGVTSSGYSETGVWAASSIPGWDGTATRTSNDTRATAQWQPDLPITGRYEVSAWVPNDAISTTAARYTVEHQGGQNSVELSQTTGGKQWISLGTYDFAAGTAGRVTVANAAGRGYLRTNAVRFVRVGGDQSTPPAYTVRHAGGVSTVEPDLSLGVDRWVKLGNFGFDAGSKGSVELNHGAGIARADAVKFLPAPARDQLPSAPDAVVADVTPVASNGDQILQVRWRPTGAIGYHVYLDENRVTWQPVHANSFRMYELLAGQTHRVTVTSVDRAGNESAPSAPFVVHVPSDQVRPAAPAAVTAEATNGGAVLYWPQSTEVDLHGYHVYVDGRRITDVPTGNPADAQSRGLGFPVSGLTNNVAHTLAVTVVDQSGNESKPATATVTPKPMAIVGIDDEGYTETGTWTGSSVAGWQGAPTRTSNTATATADWRPTLEASGEYDVYAWVPNHSNSTTAARYTVTHATGSAATTLDQTTGGTRWILLGRYTFTAGTAGHITLTNAAGTGWLRTSAVKFVPA; from the coding sequence GTGAAGGTCCGCACAGCTGTTCAGATCGGCATCGCAAGCATGCTGCTCGCCGCGGGGCTGGTGAGCACACCGCCCGCCGCGTCGGTCGCCGACGCGACGCCCACGCTCCCGGTTCCGGGGCACCGGCTCGCCTGGTCCGACGAGTTCGACGGTGCTCGGCTCGACACCGGGTCGTGGTTCTACCGCGAGGGCGAGAAGGCAATCTGCTCCAACAGCCCCGACAACGTCTCCGTCTCCGACGGTTCGCTGCGCATCGCGCTCGAGCGCGAGGACCGCAACGGGAAGCCGTACACCTGCGGCGGCGTGATCAGCAAGCGGACGTTCGGTTACGGGTACTACGAGGTGCGCGCCAAGCTGTGGGGCGATGCGGGCTTCCACTCGGCGTTCTGGACGACCGGGCTGTCCGACTACGTGCCCGACACCCCGCAGTACAAGGGCCCGAACAACCGGGTGAACGAGATCGACGGCTTCGAGGTCGACTCACATGACCCTGACGTGTTCAGCCACGTCTCGCACTGGTTCGTTCCGCAGCACATCGGCAATCCCGGCGGCATCTACCGCGGTCCCGACTCCTCGGACGGCTATCACACGTACGGCTTCGAGTGGACTCCGACCGAGGTGCGGTTCTTCATCGACGGTCAACTGACCCGCGTCCTGCCGAAGCCGGGGCCGCACGGTCTGCAGAACGTCTGGCTCACGACCCTCGGATTCACCGCGCCGGTCGACGAGACCAACCTGCCGGGCGAAACAGCGTGGGACTACTTCCGGTACTACGCTCCGGTCCAGCCGGACGCCGATCAGTCCGCCGGCACGGTCGTGGTCGACAACGGCGGACCGGGGTACTCCGAGTCCGGCACCTGGACCGACGACATCACCGACGGACACCACCAGGTGTTCGGTTTCCAGGGCAAGGATGTGCGTCGTACCGACGACCCCGCCGCAGCGGCCGACTGGCGACCGCAGTTGCCGGCCAAGCAGTCGTACGAGGTCTTCGTCTGGAACCCGAACTTCCTGCGCACGGGCCAGAAGTCCGCTCGTTACACCGTCAGGCACGACGGCGGCCAGACCCCGGTCGTCGTGAACCAGGACGGCGCGGGACAGCAATGGGTGAGTCTCGGGGCGTACCAGATGACGCCGGGCCGCGGTCAGGGCGTCCGGGTGACGCCGGATCCGGCGGCCGCCGGCACGCTGCGCGCCGACGCGGTGAAGTTCGTCCCGGCCGTTGTCGTCGACAACGATCACACCGGCTACAGCGAACAGGGAACGTGGCAGTCCTCGAGCACCGTGACGGGTTGGCGTGCCCAGGACACGCGCTGGTCCGGCGATCCGGCCGCGTCGGCGCGCTGGACGCCGACGTTGCCCCGCAGGACGACGTACGACGTCTATGCGTGGATCCCGGACGGGCGGCGGGACAACGAGACGATCGTCGGCGTCACCAGTAGCGGTTACAGCGAGACCGGGGTCTGGGCAGCGTCGAGTATCCCCGGTTGGGACGGTACGGCGACCAGGACCTCCAACGACACCAGGGCCACGGCGCAGTGGCAGCCCGACCTGCCGATCACCGGGCGGTACGAGGTCTCCGCCTGGGTACCGAACGACGCGATCAGCACCACCGCCGCGCGCTACACCGTCGAGCACCAGGGCGGCCAGAACTCGGTCGAGCTCAGTCAGACGACCGGCGGCAAGCAGTGGATCTCGCTGGGCACCTACGATTTCGCGGCCGGTACGGCGGGACGCGTGACGGTTGCCAACGCCGCGGGGCGGGGGTATCTGCGGACCAACGCGGTACGGTTCGTCCGCGTCGGTGGTGATCAGTCCACGCCCCCGGCGTACACGGTCAGGCATGCCGGTGGTGTCAGTACGGTCGAGCCGGACCTGAGCCTCGGGGTCGATCGGTGGGTCAAGCTCGGCAACTTCGGCTTCGATGCCGGCAGCAAGGGTTCGGTCGAGCTGAACCACGGCGCGGGCATCGCACGCGCCGACGCCGTCAAGTTCCTGCCGGCTCCGGCGCGCGACCAGTTGCCGTCGGCACCGGATGCGGTCGTTGCCGATGTGACACCGGTTGCGTCGAACGGCGACCAGATCCTCCAGGTGCGCTGGCGACCGACCGGAGCGATCGGGTACCACGTGTACCTCGACGAGAATCGCGTCACCTGGCAGCCTGTCCACGCGAACTCGTTCCGGATGTACGAGCTGCTGGCGGGACAGACGCATCGGGTGACCGTGACGTCGGTCGATCGGGCCGGCAACGAGTCCGCACCGTCGGCCCCGTTCGTCGTCCACGTCCCGTCGGACCAGGTGCGGCCCGCCGCCCCGGCAGCAGTGACCGCCGAGGCGACCAACGGCGGTGCGGTGCTGTACTGGCCGCAGAGCACCGAGGTCGACCTGCACGGATACCACGTGTACGTCGACGGCCGGCGCATCACCGACGTACCGACGGGCAACCCGGCCGACGCCCAGTCCCGCGGCCTCGGCTTCCCGGTCAGTGGTCTCACCAACAATGTGGCTCACACACTCGCGGTCACGGTCGTGGATCAGAGCGGTAACGAATCGAAGCCGGCCACCGCGACGGTGACGCCGAAGCCGATGGCCATCGTCGGCATCGACGACGAGGGCTACACCGAGACGGGCACCTGGACCGGGTCGAGCGTCGCGGGCTGGCAGGGCGCCCCGACACGAACGAGCAACACCGCGACGGCCACGGCCGACTGGCGCCCGACCCTGGAGGCCTCCGGCGAGTACGACGTCTACGCCTGGGTCCCGAACCACTCGAACAGCACCACCGCCGCCCGGTACACCGTCACCCACGCGACCGGATCCGCCGCAACCACCCTCGACCAAACCACCGGCGGCACCCGCTGGATCCTCCTGGGCCGCTACACCTTCACCGCCGGTACCGCAGGCCACATCACCCTCACCAACGCAGCCGGCACCGGCTGGCTCCGCACCAGCGCCGTCAAGTTCGTCCCCGCCTGA
- a CDS encoding family 16 glycosylhydrolase has protein sequence MRLTALLAAPLLLAAAAPSPAGSAEATAAVAAAPAAYQLAWADEFVGDAPNTAEWSYRTDTKGSQQRPENVAVGGGLMTISLCPKNRAGANCGTTVDSGGLYTGGGLISKRRLRYGYYETRAKTNVGKGWHSAFWAAQLGGTSPQTEIDGFEVDSVAPAKIRHNVIGWDQGGLRTSGIYDTFDTSAAFHTYGFEWREDSVRFYVDGVLVERQGVPVTYPADSYLHNFLNVWLTAIAYPPAAPDVDESALPGKVQFDYFRFYQRDAYADNDTPAGTYTESGTGWTTSSVRGFAGLTARFSCDSGTAGRWTITPPATGSYDVYFYRVGGSGGQVDAPVTVWDGSTALIRSRVDLTQASGWVRLGNQALTGGTSYIVRIDRDGAGCIRADSVKLVRSN, from the coding sequence ATGAGACTGACCGCACTGCTCGCAGCACCCCTCTTGCTCGCAGCCGCCGCGCCCTCACCGGCCGGGTCCGCGGAGGCCACGGCGGCCGTAGCGGCCGCGCCGGCGGCTTACCAGTTGGCCTGGGCCGACGAGTTCGTCGGCGACGCACCGAACACCGCCGAGTGGTCCTACCGGACCGACACCAAGGGCAGCCAGCAGCGCCCCGAGAACGTCGCTGTCGGCGGTGGACTGATGACGATCTCCCTGTGCCCGAAGAACCGGGCCGGTGCGAACTGTGGAACAACGGTGGACTCAGGCGGCCTGTACACCGGCGGCGGCCTGATCAGCAAGCGCCGGCTCCGCTACGGCTACTACGAGACGCGCGCCAAGACGAACGTCGGCAAGGGCTGGCATTCGGCCTTCTGGGCCGCGCAACTCGGGGGCACCAGCCCGCAGACCGAGATCGACGGCTTCGAGGTCGACTCCGTCGCGCCGGCGAAGATCCGGCACAACGTGATCGGCTGGGATCAAGGGGGACTGCGGACCAGCGGGATCTACGACACGTTCGACACCTCGGCTGCCTTCCACACCTACGGGTTCGAGTGGCGCGAGGACTCGGTCAGGTTCTACGTCGACGGCGTGCTCGTCGAGCGTCAGGGCGTACCGGTCACGTACCCGGCCGACAGCTACCTGCACAACTTCCTCAACGTCTGGCTGACCGCGATCGCCTACCCGCCCGCCGCTCCGGACGTCGACGAGAGCGCACTGCCCGGCAAGGTGCAGTTCGACTACTTCCGCTTCTACCAGCGCGACGCGTACGCCGACAACGACACCCCGGCCGGCACCTACACCGAGTCCGGGACGGGCTGGACCACGTCCAGCGTCCGCGGCTTCGCGGGTCTGACGGCGCGCTTCTCGTGTGACAGCGGCACGGCCGGTCGCTGGACCATCACTCCCCCGGCCACCGGGTCGTACGACGTCTACTTCTACCGGGTCGGCGGATCCGGTGGACAGGTCGACGCACCCGTGACGGTCTGGGACGGCAGCACAGCGCTGATCCGGTCCCGCGTCGACCTGACCCAGGCCAGCGGCTGGGTCCGGCTCGGCAACCAAGCTCTTACCGGCGGTACGTCGTACATCGTGCGGATCGATCGTGACGGAGCGGGCTGTATCCGCGCCGACTCCGTCAAGCTCGTCCGGTCAAACTAG
- a CDS encoding GvpL/GvpF family gas vesicle protein, with protein MSVTTQRDVGLGCYLYGIVPAGVVVPTDLVGVDEQAVTLVPYGDLAAVTSPLPVEHALVGRADLLAHSRVLDTFAASGPVVPVRFGSVLQSVDAVARELLEPRHDQFQAMLGELAGHAQFTVRARYDERQILTEVVAENAEIAQLRAATRDRSDASSYGERVLLGELVARALERKSAEDGRRLLTELERHATAVNVRESAGLDRLLDVALLVDDKRRGEFESAVEALAAEFAGRARLKLIGPTAPYDFVDAEERWA; from the coding sequence GTGAGCGTCACCACGCAACGTGACGTCGGGCTCGGATGCTACCTGTACGGCATCGTCCCGGCCGGCGTCGTCGTACCGACGGACCTCGTCGGTGTCGACGAGCAAGCGGTCACCCTGGTCCCGTACGGCGACCTCGCCGCCGTCACCAGCCCGCTGCCGGTTGAGCATGCGCTCGTGGGGCGAGCCGATCTGCTCGCGCACAGCCGTGTCCTGGACACGTTCGCTGCGTCCGGGCCCGTTGTTCCCGTCCGTTTCGGCTCCGTGCTGCAGAGCGTGGACGCGGTCGCGCGTGAGCTTCTGGAGCCGCGCCACGACCAGTTCCAGGCGATGCTGGGCGAGCTGGCGGGTCATGCGCAGTTCACCGTTCGGGCTCGGTACGACGAGCGGCAGATCCTGACCGAGGTCGTCGCGGAGAACGCCGAGATCGCCCAACTGCGCGCCGCGACCCGCGATCGGTCCGACGCTTCGTCGTACGGCGAACGTGTCCTGCTGGGGGAGTTGGTGGCGCGCGCTCTCGAGAGGAAGAGCGCCGAGGACGGGCGTCGCCTGCTCACCGAGCTCGAGCGCCACGCGACGGCCGTGAACGTCCGTGAGAGCGCCGGTCTCGATCGGCTGCTCGACGTGGCGCTGCTCGTCGACGACAAGCGGCGTGGTGAGTTCGAGAGTGCGGTCGAGGCGCTGGCGGCGGAGTTCGCAGGCCGGGCGCGGTTGAAGTTGATCGGGCCGACGGCGCCGTACGACTTCGTGGACGCGGAGGAGCGATGGGCCTGA
- a CDS encoding GvpL/GvpF family gas vesicle protein: MTETGTTETGATETGTYVYAVGRNLDEELLTRLDGVGDAPVRVISHRDLDIVVSTVDLDEFGETALRTNLESLPWVEKTARRHDEIVRRAAALTTALAPFRLVTIYRSDDAARARIEELYDDLTPALDRIDGRSEWSVKAFNRARTTTPAAVEAEAPSSGVAYLQRRRAELRSRQEIAADQQLLAEQLLRDLVPATAATRRLAPQDQRLTGRVEGMALNAAFLVDDDRSTEFFALVNELRARYPSFDVELDGPWPPYSFAVLDKP, encoded by the coding sequence ATGACTGAGACCGGTACAACTGAGACTGGTGCCACTGAGACCGGTACGTACGTCTACGCGGTCGGCCGGAACCTCGACGAGGAACTGCTGACCCGGCTGGACGGGGTCGGCGACGCGCCGGTCCGGGTGATCAGCCATCGCGACCTGGACATCGTGGTGAGCACGGTCGACCTGGACGAGTTCGGCGAGACGGCGCTGCGGACGAACCTGGAAAGCCTGCCCTGGGTGGAGAAGACCGCCCGCCGGCACGACGAGATCGTGCGGCGGGCGGCCGCCCTCACCACGGCCCTGGCGCCGTTCCGGCTCGTCACGATCTACCGGTCGGACGACGCCGCGCGGGCGCGGATCGAGGAGTTGTACGACGACCTGACGCCGGCGCTCGACCGGATCGACGGGCGCAGCGAGTGGAGTGTGAAGGCGTTCAACCGGGCACGGACGACGACGCCGGCGGCGGTCGAGGCCGAGGCGCCCTCGTCCGGGGTCGCGTACCTGCAGCGACGCCGGGCCGAGCTCCGCAGCCGGCAGGAAATCGCCGCGGACCAGCAACTGCTCGCCGAGCAGCTGCTCCGGGACCTGGTACCGGCGACGGCCGCGACCCGGCGGCTCGCTCCGCAGGACCAGCGGCTGACAGGGCGCGTCGAGGGGATGGCGCTGAACGCCGCCTTCCTGGTCGACGACGATCGCAGTACCGAGTTCTTCGCGCTGGTGAACGAGCTGCGGGCGCGGTACCCGTCGTTCGATGTCGAGCTGGACGGACCGTGGCCGCCGTACTCGTTCGCCGTACTGGACAAGCCATGA